The Procambarus clarkii isolate CNS0578487 chromosome 66, FALCON_Pclarkii_2.0, whole genome shotgun sequence genome has a window encoding:
- the LOC138355130 gene encoding interaptin-like — protein MRREELEAQLRREEQEQEAQMKREEREAQLREEEHVREVRLRQLEIEANKEVELKRAELGLGVPAPPPQEDRRRVNKFYRIKLLASDTEPEEKEQILSHLDDYGKDINAGLEQFYNMLEPDQAPTSLDKMNELHQYEETPLIKLDPYSGSIIEVKPSFTTASPNDTLTESEQFPENVSIYSMDSGNSIHEADELLSLPDEPREISEIEAETETDLKVKAELKAEAKLETLNQNSDSLNHSNQSPRGNAENALIKHSSFLEKLNNPILTMQDIVECLRSGVKKKQINQALKAYTKSTDAVPISNSLTDPPKVTQSLVNKGTNKQYNIPRSNTDLSGRPKNTTYIPKKLQPNSSRPNVELAARKVYFALWNHMSPKISDSDRIIRVVELSDVLHSSLAAKLPKRGLTQADHPFGYLSGTLICLRTVIFHFALRTKEEVRLEILSHPELYYTFGTCIALLVTEVTLSAPLSFRSKIVIICSDHDLITPEQQDQHRVADKNTLTHTHMKLKIELAQLEAATDERKQEKRRQDAALARERQEQVVTLQQEREKEQLRRYAQKAELERARKQARLQPLQQEADLQHQRLEQEAELQRQQAELQCQLERLQSLAQEHQLKRQQEEEEVAIKLLLEQGISDTTLEFRCQELEHESTHISQRHEAVANLLGLYQDWVLNLRRVRADQNKEFSQMARIKLLHAGRTVNLGKCTFAKGKVKYLGHVRGSGSLAPYDIHLQAILQYQQPTSHVKQPFILNVDASSTGIGGVLMLQREGEVLPVSYYTYKLKVPSSFCLQRYEPYLQGHQPITIYSDYNPPRFLQ, from the exons AGAGTGAATAAGTTTTACAGAATCAAGCTCCTTGCCAGTGATACTGAACCTGAAGAGAAGGAGCAAATCTTATCTCACCTGGACGATTATGGAAAAGACATTAATGCTGGGTTGGAACAATTTTACAATATGCTTGAACCAGATCAAGCACCCACCTCATTAGATAAAATGAATGAGCTGCATCAGTATGAGGAAACTCCTCTAATCAAGTTAGATCCTTACTCAGGATCAATAATTGAAGTTAAACCTTCATTCACAACAGCATCACCTAATGATACACTAACAGAATCAGAACAGTTTCCAGAAAACGTATCCATATATTCTATGGATTCTGGGAATTCAATACATGAGGCTGATGAACTATTAAGCCTCCCAGATGAACCGAGAGAAATAAGTGAAATTGAGGCTGAAACAGAAACTGATTTAAAAGTTAAAGCTGAATTAAAGGCTGAAGCCAAATTAGAAACTTTAAACCAAAATAGTGATAGTCTTAATCACTCAAACCAGTCTCCTAGAGGTAATGCAGAAAATGCACTAATCAAGCATTCCAGTTTTCTAGAGAAATTG AATAACCCCATCCTGACAATGCAGGATATCGTAGAATGTTTGCGTTCAGGAGTAAAGAAAAAACAAATAAACCAGGCTCTTAAAGCTTATACTAAATCTACAGATGCAGTACCCATATCGAATTCTTTAACTGATCCTCCTAAAGTGACACAGTCATTAGTTAATAAGGGTACTAACAAGCAATATAACATTCCCAGGTCAAACACTGATTTATCTGGGAGACCTAAGAATACAACATATATTCCCAAGAAACTACAGCCAAACAGTTCCAGACCAAA CGTGGAGCTAGCTGCAAGGAAAGTGTACTTCGCCCTGTGGAATCACATGTCGCCCAAGATATCAGACAGTGACAGGATTATTCGAGTTGTAGAGCTGTCGGATGTTCTTCATTCATCTTTGGCAGCTAAGCTTCCAAAA AGAGGACTCACTCAGGCAGATCACCCCTTCGGGTACTTAtcaggtactttgatttgtcttcgaacTGTTATATTCCACTTTGCATTACGAACTAAGGAGGAAGTTAGACTAGAGATCCTTTCGCATCCAGAACTGTATTATACATTCGGGACGTGTATAGCCCTTCTTGTCACCGAGGTGACACTCTCTGCGCCCCTAAGCTTTCGTTCGAAGATTGTGATTATCTGCTCAG ACCATGATCTTATTACTCCAGAGCAGCAGGACCAGCATAGAGTTGCTGATaaaaacacactgacacacacacacatgaaattaAAGATCGAGTTAGCCCAACTAGAAGCTGCTACCGATGAACGCAAACAGGAAAAGAGACGACAAGATGCTGCATTAGCCCGTGAACGTCAAGAACAAGTAGTTACACTACAACAGGAACGAGAAAAAGAACAACTCCGGCGCTACGCTCAGAAAGCTGAATTAGAACGTGCCCGTAAACAAGCACGACTCCAGCCCCTACAACAAGAAGCTGACCTGCAACATCAACGTcttgaacaagaagctgaactacaacgtcaacaagctgaactgcagtgtCAAC TAGAACGACTACAAAGCCTAGCTCAAGAGCATCAACTCAAGAGACAacaagaggaagaggaggttgcCATCAAACTACTCTTGGAACAAGGTATATCAGACACCACGCTCGAGTTCCGATGTCAAGAGTTAGAACATGAAAGTACCCACATCTCGCAGCGCCATGAGGCAGTAGCCAACTTACTT GGACTATATCAAGACTGGGTCTTAAACCTACGAAGAGTACGTGCAGACCaaaacaaggaattttctcaaatggcTAGAATCAAGCTTCTCCATGCTGGTCGCACCGTTAATTTGGGCAAGTGCacatttgctaaaggtaaagtgaaaTATCTTGGTCATGTTAGAGGCAGTGGAAGCTTAGCACCTTATGATATACATcttcaagccatcctacagtatcaaCAGCCTACTTCTC ATGTGAAACAACCCTTCATCCTTAATGTTGATGCCAGCAGCACCGGcattgggggtgtcctgatgctgcAAAGAGAGGGGGAAGTTCTACCAGTCAGCTATTACACCTACAAGCTGAAGGTGCCATCGTCCTTTTGCTTGCAACGATATGAACCTTACCTTCAAGGACACCAACCCATCACCATCTATTCAGACTACAATCCTCCTCGGTTTCTACAATAA